A genomic window from Sphingobacterium sp. BN32 includes:
- the ispE gene encoding 4-(cytidine 5'-diphospho)-2-C-methyl-D-erythritol kinase — protein MLKFANAKINIGLHITERRSDGYHNLETIFYPVKIYDAVETQLSDKVELEIHGADLKADEDNLCLKAYRLLAADYDLPPVKIHLLKRIPIGAGLGGGSSDASATLQLLNEQFDLGISDKALESYAAQLGADCPFFIQNKATYAEDIGTKLSEIELDLSDYYIVILKPNIHISTAEAYKNVTPLTPQIDLRRAVQLPIQEWKLHIKNDFEAGLFELYPQIGEIKRRFYELGAVYSSMTGSGSAVFGIFEQVTDVSEMAKLGEIFLPMDL, from the coding sequence ATGTTAAAGTTTGCGAATGCTAAGATAAATATAGGTTTGCACATTACAGAGCGTCGTTCGGACGGCTATCATAATTTGGAGACTATTTTTTATCCGGTTAAAATATACGATGCTGTGGAGACACAGCTATCTGATAAGGTGGAGCTCGAAATTCACGGTGCTGATTTGAAGGCTGATGAGGATAACTTATGTTTGAAAGCATACCGCCTATTGGCGGCTGATTACGATCTTCCTCCTGTGAAAATTCATTTATTGAAACGCATCCCTATCGGTGCTGGCTTGGGTGGCGGTTCTTCGGATGCGAGTGCGACCTTGCAATTATTAAATGAACAGTTTGATTTAGGCATCTCCGATAAAGCGTTAGAAAGCTATGCTGCGCAATTGGGCGCCGACTGCCCTTTCTTTATTCAAAACAAAGCTACCTATGCTGAAGATATCGGTACCAAGCTTTCTGAAATTGAATTAGACCTATCGGACTATTATATTGTGATATTAAAGCCTAATATCCATATCTCCACCGCGGAGGCTTACAAGAACGTCACCCCTTTGACTCCACAAATAGATTTAAGGCGCGCTGTACAACTGCCTATACAAGAGTGGAAGCTTCATATTAAAAATGACTTTGAAGCCGGCTTATTCGAACTGTATCCGCAAATCGGAGAGATAAAACGAAGATTCTACGAACTCGGCGCAGTCTACTCTTCCATGACAGGCTCGGGATCTGCCGTATTCGGCATCTTCGAACAAGTAACAGACGTCTCCGAAATGGCTAAGCTGGGAGAAATATTCCTTCCAATGGATCTTTAA